Below is a window of Aeromonas veronii DNA.
ATCGCACCGTCGATACCCATATCAAGACCATCCGCGCCAAGCTGCGCGAGCATGATCCCGAGGCCAACCTGATCCTCACCCACCGCGGGCTGGGCTACAGCCTGGAGCTGGCATGAGACTCGGGCTGCAACTGCTGTGCGGCCTGCTGCTGATCTTCGCGCTGGCCGCCTGGTTCGTGCTGGAGATCTTCGTCGAGGAGATCAAACCCGGGGTGCGCAGCGCCACCGAGGATACCCTGGTGGACATGACCCAGCTGCTGGCGCCGCTCGCGCTCGATGATCTGCAAGAGGGCAATATGATGAACGGGCGGTTGGCCAGCGCCTTCGCCCGCCTCAACCAGAATCCCATCAATGCGATGATCGATGGCCATCTCAAGCAGCAGGCGGAGTATCGCATTTATGTGACTGACCAGAAGGGTATGGTGATTTACGACTCCGATGGCACGGATCTGGGCAAGGACTATTCGCGCTGGAACGATGTCTACCGCACCCTGCGCGGCCAGTATGGCGCCCGCAGCACCCGCACCGAGCCCGATGATGCCACCAGCTCGACCATGTATGTGGCGGCGCCGCTGCGGGAAGGGGCCGAAATCATCGGCTCCCTCACCGTCGCCAAACCCAACCGCACCCTGATGCCCGCCATCGAACGGGGGGAACAGGAGCTGCTGCGGGCCGGCGGCCAGATGCTGCTCATCTCGCTGCTGATCGGCAGCCTGCTGGTGTGGTGGCTCAACCGCGCCATCGGCAAGCTGGTGCACTACGCCGACTCGGTCAGCAAGGGGGAGGCGGCACCGCTGCCACGGCTGCACACCGTCGAACTGGATCGGCTCGGCCGCTCGCTGGAGACCATGCGCCACCAGCTCGATGGCAAAAGCTACATCGAGGATTACGTCCATAGCCTGACCCACGAGCTGAAGAGCCCGCTGGCCGCCATTCGCGGGGCAGGGGAGATTTTGGCCGAAACGCCGCCCCCCGAAGTCGCCAAACGGTTTATCGGCAACATCAATCTGGAAACCGCCCGCATGCAGCAGCTGATCGAGCGAATGCTGCAACTGGCGCGGCTGGAGTCGGGGCAGGGGCTGGATCGCCAGTCGGTGGAGCCGGCAAAACTGGGCAAGCGCACCCTCGACGCCCGCCAGATCATCGCCCAGCGCCGTCAGGTCGGGTTGGTGGCCGAGCTGGCCAGCGCGCCGAAACAGAAGTGGGATCCGCTGCTGGTGGAGCAGGCCATCGGCAACCTGCTGGATAACGCCATCGACTTCTCTCCCGCCAACGGGCAGGTCACCCTGAGCGGCAGCCAGCAGGAGGAGGGCTACTGTTTTCGGGTCACCGACAGCGGCCCCGGCATTCCCGACTACGCCCTGCCACGCATCTTCGAGCGCTTCTACTCCCTGCCGCGGCCGGACAAGGGCAAGAGCAGCGGTCTGGGGCTCAGCTTCGCTCATGAGGTGGCCCACCAGCATGGCGGCCGTCTGACCCTGAGCAACCGGCCGGAAGGGGGCGCGCTGGCGGAACTCTGGCTGCCATTCGCCTAGTCACCCCCCGCCACTTCACATTCACCACACAAAGCGGCGTTAAACTGCCGCCTTATCTTATTGATTAGCCTCATCCATTTGCTCAAGGAAATGCTATGTCCCGCCTGCTTCTCTCCAGCCTGCTGGCTGCCGGTCTGCTCGCAGCCCTGCCAGCCTCCGCCGCCAGCGGCTGCTTTCTCTATGCTGACGGCAACGGCCAGACCCTCTCCAGCGAAGGGGACTGCTCCAGCCAGCTACCGCCCGCGTCCACCTTCAAGATCCCGCTGGCGCTGATGGGTTACGACAGCGGTTTTCTGGTGGATGAAGAGCATCCGGCGCTGCCTTACAAGCCGAGCTATGACGGCTGGCTACCCGCCTGGCGCGAAACCACCACCCCGCGCCGCTGGGAAACCTACTCGGTCGTCTGGTTCTCCCAGCAGATCACCGAATGGCTGGGGATGGAGCGCTTCCAGCAATACGTCGACCGCTTCGACTACGGCAACCGGGATCTCTCCGGCAATCCGGGCAAACATGACGGCCTGACCCAAGCCTGGCTCAGTTCCAGCCTCGCCATCAGTCCGGAGGAGCAGGCCCGCTTCCTCGGCAAAATGGTGAGCGGCAAGCTGCCGGTTTCGGCGCAGACCCTGCAGTACACCGCCAATATCCTCAAGGTGAGCGAGATCGACGGCTGGCAGATCCACGGCAAGACCGGCATGGGCTACCCGAAGAAGCTGGATGGCAGCCTCAACCGCGATCAGCAGATTGGCTGGTTCGTCGGCTGGGCCAGCAAACCGGGCAAGCAGCTGATCTTCGTCCATACCGTGGTGCAAAAGCCCGGCAAGCAGTTCGCCTCCCTCAAGGCGAAAGAAGAGGTGCTAGCCGCATTGCCCGGGAAGTTGAAGACCCTGTAATTCCTCCAGAAACCGGCGCAATGCCGGTTTTTTTGATCCTTCTTCACCACCACTTCACACAAGCCCATCCCCCCTTCACGTCCGGCCGGCAGACTCGCTCTATACAACAAGGAGACGTGTCATGGTCAAACAGATATTCACCCACAAGATCTTTCTGCTGCTATTGCTCAGCCTGCTGTTGATGGTGCCGGTGCAATCCATCATGGAGCTCAACCGCGAGCGTCAGGCTTACCGCAGTCAGGCCATTCACAGCATCATGGCCAGCAGCAGCGGCCCGCAACGGCTGATGGGGCCTATCCTGGTACAGCCCTATACCCGCTCGGTCACGGTCGAGCAAGAGGGCAAGCGCTTCGTCCGTCAGGAGCAGGTCTACCGCTACCTGCTGCCGGAGCAGCTGGATATCAAGGCCAACATGGAGGTCACCCCGCGCAAGCTGGGCATCTATCAGGCGCAGGTCTACCAGACCCGGCTCACCCTATCCGGCCGCCTGCCCACCCGGCAGAGTTTGCTGAATGACGCGACCTCACCGCTCGGTGAAACGGCCGAGCTGGTGGCGGGCAAACCCTACCTGAGCCTGGTGCTCTCCGATGCCCGCGGTATCAACAGCGTCCCCGAACTGCAACTCGGCACACAGCGGATCCCGTTTGCCCCCGGCGCCCGCCTCGGTGATGCGCTCGCGGGTATCCATGCCCCGATCGACAGCCTGCCGCAGCAGGATGGCACCTTCCATCTGGAGCTCAATCTGCAGGGGATGAACGCCCTCGACATAGTCCCGCTGGGCAAGGAGAGCACCCTGCTGCTGGCGAGTAACTGGCCCCATCCAAACTTTATCGGCGACTTTCTGCCGGGCAGTCGTACCCTGAGCCCGCAAGGGTTTGAGGCCAACTGGCAAACCAGCTGGTTTGCCAGCGACATGGAGACCCGCTTCAACCGGATGATGAACGGGGGCGATAGCCATCTCTCCACCTTCAGCGTCAGTCTGGTGCAGCCGGTGGATCACTATCAGCTCAACGAGCGGGCGGCCAAATATGCCCTGCTGTTTATCGGCCTCACCTTTATCAGCTTCTTCATGTTCGAGCTGCTCAAGGGGCTGCGGGTCCACCCGATCCAGTACGCGCTGGTGGGCATGGGGCTGGCCATCTTCTATCTGGACTGCTGGCACTGACCGAGCACCTCGGTTTTGGCTGGGCCTATCTGGTGGCCGCGCTGGCCAGTGTGCTGCTCAACGGCTTCTACCTCAGCCATGTGCTGGGTGGCCCGAAGCAGGGGATCGGTTTCGCGGCACTGCTCGGGCTGGTCTATGCCATCCTCTACAGCCTGCTGCAGGCCGAAGAGATCGCCTTGCTGCTCGGCGCCCTGCTGTTGTTCGCCACCCTGGCGCTGATCATGATGCTGACCCGCAAGCTCGACTGGTATCAGGTGATGGACTACAGCCCCCCCACCACCACATGGGCGGCCCCCCAGCCATCGAGCAGTGACACCATCCATCAGTGATAAGTCCAAAAAAAACCGGCGCCATCAGGCGCCGGTTCTATTTTATTGATCGGGCATCACTTCTTCTTGACCGGGCGAGCCCAGTTTTTGATGTGACGCTGGGGCACCCGGGTGATCACCAGCTCGTTCTCTGCCACATCCTTGGTGATGGTGGAACCCGCCCCTAGAGTCGCACCCTTGCCAATGCGCACCGGCGCCACCAGCTGGGTATCGGAACCGACAAACACATCATCCTCGATGATGGTCTGGAACTTGTTCACGCCGTCGTAGTTGCAGGTGATGGTACCGGCACCGATATTCACCTTGGCCCCCACCTCGGCATCCCCCAGATAGGTGAGGTGACCACACTTGGAGCCAACCCCTAGCCGGGCCTTCTTCATCTCGACGAAGTTGCCGACGTGGGCATCCTGCTCCAGCACGGCACCCGGGCGCAGACGGGCAAACGGGCCGACCGAGCACTGATCCGCCACCTGAGCCCCTTCAACGATGGAGTAGGGCTTCACTTCGGTGTGATCGCCAATGACGCAATCCTTCAACACAGCACCGGCACCGATACGAACGTGGTTGCCGAGGGTTACCTTGCCTTCGATGATGACGTTGACGTCGATCACCACCTCTTCACCGATCTCGAGGGTTCCGCGCAGATCGAAGCGAGCCGGGTCGATCAGGGTGACACCGGCGATCATCAGCTTCTCGGCCTGCATCTGCTGGTAGCTGCGCTCAAGGGCAGCCAGCTGGACCCGGTTGTTGGCCCCTTCCACCTCGGCGGCACGCTCCGGATGGACCGCCGCGATCGGGCAGCCATCGCCGTGCGCCATGGCGATCACGTCGGTCAGGTAGAATTCGCCCTGGGCATTTTTGTTGTCCAGACGGGAGAGCCAGCTGCGCAGCTGGCCGCCGTTGGCCACCAGCACGCCGGTGTTCACTTCGCGAATGGTCAGCTGCTCGGCGTTGGCATCTTTCTGCTCGACGATACCGACCACCTGACCGTTTTCACGGACGATACGGCCATAGCCGGTGGGGTTGTCCAGCACCACGGTCAGCAGTGCCATGCCATCGCTTGCCTTGGCAGCCAGCAGTCGTTGCAGAGTCTCTGGCTGGATCAGCGGGGTATCGCCGTACAGCACCAGCACGTCGTCTTCATCCTGCCAGAACGGGATGGCCTGGGCGACGGCATGACCGGTCCCCAGCTGCTGCGCCTGCAGCACCCAGTTCACGTCGGCAGCGACGATCCGCTCTTTCAGCAGCTCGGCACCGTGGCCATAGACCAGATGCAGCTGCTCGGCGCCGACCTGACGGGCGGTATCGATCACATGGGAGACCATGGGTTTGTTGGCTACCGGGTGCAGTACCTTGGGCAGAACGGAACGCATGCGGGTACCTTTACCCGCCGCCAGGATCACGACGTTGAGAGACATGACTTCGACCTTGAACTTGTGTGGAAATACTCGGCGGAGTCTATCGAACGGGTAAAAAAAAAGCGACCCGAAGGTCGCTTTTTACATCACCGTTATCAGCGGTAATTCTTTTTGACGATATCGATGACTCGCAGTTGAGCCATCGCCTTGGCCAGCTCGGTGGCGGCCTGGGCGTAGTCGATATCACCATGGGAGCTGTGGATCCGCTCTTCGGCTGCGCGCTTGGCTTCCTGGGCTTTCGCCTCATCCAAGTCGTCAGCACGAATCGCGGTGTCCGCCAGCACGGTCACGGATTCAGGTTGTACTTCCAGCATACCGCCGGAGATGTACAGCACCTCTTCAGTTCCGTTCTGCTTCACCAAGCGGACCAGGCCCGGCTTGATGGCAGTCAGCAACGGAGCATGACCGTGGCGGAGACCCAACTCACCTTCGGAGCCTGATACCTGAGCGGATTGCACGCGACCGGAAAACAGTTTTCCTTCGGCGCTCACCACGTCCAGGTGAAAGGAGATCATCTCTGCCATGGGCCCTCCTGTCGAGGCTTACAGTTTCTTGGATTTCTCGACGACTTCGTCGATACCGCCAACCATGTAGAACGCCTGCTCGGGCAGATCGTCATACTCGCCTTTCAGGATGCCCTGGAAACCACGGATGGTCTCTTTCAGCGGCACGTATTTACCCGGAGAACCGGTAAACACTTCTGCTACGAAGAACGGCTGAGACAGGAAACGCTCGATCTTACGGGCACGGGCTACGGTCAGTTTGTCTTCTTCTGACAGTTCATCCATACCCAGGATGGCGATGATGTCCTTCAGCTCTTTGTAGCGCTGCAGTACGGTCTGAACGCCACGAGCGGTCTCGTAGTGCTCTTTGCCAACCACCAGCGGATCCAGCTGACGAGAGGTAGAGTCCAGCGGGTCAACGGCCGGGTAGATACCCAGTGCCGCGATTTGACGGGACAGTACGACGGTCGCATCCAGGTGGGCGAAGGTGGTCGCCGGAGACGGGTCAGTCAAGTCATCCGCAGGAACGTAAACGGCCTGTACGGAGGTGATGGAACCGGTCTTGGTGGAGGTGATACGTTCTTGCAGAACACCCATCTCCTCGGCCAGGGTCGGCTGGTAACCTACTGCGGAAGGCATACGGCCCAGCAGTGCGGATACTTCAGTACCGGCCAGGGTGTAACGGTAGATGTTGTCCACGAAGAACAGCACGTCACGACCTTCGTCACGGAACTTCTCGGCCATGGTCAGGCCGGTCAGCGCTACGCGCAGACGGTTTCCGGGCGGCTCGTTCATCTGACCGTAAACCAGAGATACTTTGTCCAGTACGTTGGACTCCATCATCTCGTGGTAGAAGTCGTTACCCTCACGGGTACGCTCACCTACACCGGCGAACACAGAGTAACCACTGTGCTCGATCGCGATGTTACGGATCAGCTCCATCATGTTTACGGTTTTGCCTACACCGGCACCACCGAACAGACCAACCTTACCACCCTTGGCGAACGGGCATACCAGGTCGATAACCTTGATGCCTGTTTCCAGCAGATCGTTGCTGTTGGACTGATCTTCGTAGCTGGGGGCAGCGCGGTGGATAGACCAGCACTCTTCTTCACCGATCGGACCTTTTTCGTCGATTGGCTCACCCAGTACGTTCATGATCCGACCCAGAGTCGCAGTACCGACCGGAACCTGGATGGATTTACCGCTATTCACTACTTCCAACCCACGACGCAGACCGTCGGAGGAGCCCATGGTGATGCAACGAACGACGCCGCCACCGATCTGTTGCTGAACTTCCAGCACCAGACCCTGGCCTTGACCTTCGCTAACGACCTTCAGTGCATCGTACACCTGGGGCACGGCATCCTGCGGGAACTCGATGTCCACCACAGCGCCGATGATTTGGACGATGAAACCGTTACTCATGTCAAATCCTCTAAACCTTTGATAACCCTTGCCTTACACCGCAGCAGCACCGGATACGATCTCTGTCAGCTCCTGGGTAATACTGGCCTGACGGGCCTTGTTGTATACCAGTTGCAGATCGTTAATCAGGTTACCGGCGTTGTCAGTCGCGGCTTGCATGGCAACCATTCGGGCTGCCTGTTCACTTGCCAAGTTTTCCACTACACCTTGGTACACCTGGGATTCGACATAGCGAACCAGCAGGGTATCCAGCAGCTTCTTGGGATCCGGCTCATAGAGGTAATCCCAGTGGTGTTTCTTGGCGAGCTTGCTGTCTTCAGTTACGGGCAAAGGCAGCAGTTGATCGACCCGTGGTTGCTGCACCATGGTGTTGACGAACTTGTTATACACCAGATACAGCTTGTCAATCTCACCGTTGTCGTAAGCCTTCAGCATGACCTTGACTGAACCAATCAGGTCATTGACGCTCGGACTATCGCCCAGTCCTGCGACATGAGCTTTAACCTTGGCGCCGTGCCGTTCAAAGAAGTTGGAGGCCTTGTTACCGATCAGTGCCAGGTCAACCTTGGCACCTTTCGCGCTCCATTGCTTCATATCATTGAGGGCAGCCTTGAACAGGTTGATGTTCAAACCGCCACACAGGCCACGGTCGGTGGAGACGACGATGTAACCCACTCGCTTGACCTCACGTTCGATGAGGTAGGGGTGCTTGTATTCCAAGTTCCCCTGAGCGATATGGCCGATCACCTTGCGCATGGTTTCAGCGTACGGACGGCTGGCAGACATGCGTTCCTGCGCACGGCGCATTTTGCTTGCTGCCACCATTTCCATAGCGCCGGTGATCTTCTGAGTGTTTTTCACACTCCCGATCTTGTTACGTATCTCTTTTGCGCCGGCCATCTCTTACTCTCCATCAGGTGGCAGCTCGCGCTGCCACACACGCTTACCAGGTCTGGGTTGCCTTGAAGTCATCCAGCAACGCAGTCAGCTTGCCAACGATCGCGTCGTTGTAATCGGCCTTGGCATTGATTTCAGCCATCAGCTCGGCATGCTGGGTATTGGCGTAAGAGAGCAGAGCGGCTTCGAAGTCGACGATCTTGTTCAGCTCGACATCGGCGAGATAGCCTTTCTCGGCGGCGAACAGCACCAGAGACTGGTGAGCCACGCTCAGCGGAGAATACTGCTTCTGCTTCATCAGCTCGGTCACTTTCACACCGTGATCCAGCTGCTTGCGAGTC
It encodes the following:
- the glmU gene encoding bifunctional UDP-N-acetylglucosamine diphosphorylase/glucosamine-1-phosphate N-acetyltransferase GlmU, giving the protein MSLNVVILAAGKGTRMRSVLPKVLHPVANKPMVSHVIDTARQVGAEQLHLVYGHGAELLKERIVAADVNWVLQAQQLGTGHAVAQAIPFWQDEDDVLVLYGDTPLIQPETLQRLLAAKASDGMALLTVVLDNPTGYGRIVRENGQVVGIVEQKDANAEQLTIREVNTGVLVANGGQLRSWLSRLDNKNAQGEFYLTDVIAMAHGDGCPIAAVHPERAAEVEGANNRVQLAALERSYQQMQAEKLMIAGVTLIDPARFDLRGTLEIGEEVVIDVNVIIEGKVTLGNHVRIGAGAVLKDCVIGDHTEVKPYSIVEGAQVADQCSVGPFARLRPGAVLEQDAHVGNFVEMKKARLGVGSKCGHLTYLGDAEVGAKVNIGAGTITCNYDGVNKFQTIIEDDVFVGSDTQLVAPVRIGKGATLGAGSTITKDVAENELVITRVPQRHIKNWARPVKKK
- the atpG gene encoding F0F1 ATP synthase subunit gamma, with the translated sequence MAGAKEIRNKIGSVKNTQKITGAMEMVAASKMRRAQERMSASRPYAETMRKVIGHIAQGNLEYKHPYLIEREVKRVGYIVVSTDRGLCGGLNINLFKAALNDMKQWSAKGAKVDLALIGNKASNFFERHGAKVKAHVAGLGDSPSVNDLIGSVKVMLKAYDNGEIDKLYLVYNKFVNTMVQQPRVDQLLPLPVTEDSKLAKKHHWDYLYEPDPKKLLDTLLVRYVESQVYQGVVENLASEQAARMVAMQAATDNAGNLINDLQLVYNKARQASITQELTEIVSGAAAV
- the atpD gene encoding F0F1 ATP synthase subunit beta encodes the protein MSNGFIVQIIGAVVDIEFPQDAVPQVYDALKVVSEGQGQGLVLEVQQQIGGGVVRCITMGSSDGLRRGLEVVNSGKSIQVPVGTATLGRIMNVLGEPIDEKGPIGEEECWSIHRAAPSYEDQSNSNDLLETGIKVIDLVCPFAKGGKVGLFGGAGVGKTVNMMELIRNIAIEHSGYSVFAGVGERTREGNDFYHEMMESNVLDKVSLVYGQMNEPPGNRLRVALTGLTMAEKFRDEGRDVLFFVDNIYRYTLAGTEVSALLGRMPSAVGYQPTLAEEMGVLQERITSTKTGSITSVQAVYVPADDLTDPSPATTFAHLDATVVLSRQIAALGIYPAVDPLDSTSRQLDPLVVGKEHYETARGVQTVLQRYKELKDIIAILGMDELSEEDKLTVARARKIERFLSQPFFVAEVFTGSPGKYVPLKETIRGFQGILKGEYDDLPEQAFYMVGGIDEVVEKSKKL
- a CDS encoding F0F1 ATP synthase subunit epsilon, translated to MAEMISFHLDVVSAEGKLFSGRVQSAQVSGSEGELGLRHGHAPLLTAIKPGLVRLVKQNGTEEVLYISGGMLEVQPESVTVLADTAIRADDLDEAKAQEAKRAAEERIHSSHGDIDYAQAATELAKAMAQLRVIDIVKKNYR
- the blrB gene encoding beta-lactam sensor histidine kinase BlrB; the protein is MRLGLQLLCGLLLIFALAAWFVLEIFVEEIKPGVRSATEDTLVDMTQLLAPLALDDLQEGNMMNGRLASAFARLNQNPINAMIDGHLKQQAEYRIYVTDQKGMVIYDSDGTDLGKDYSRWNDVYRTLRGQYGARSTRTEPDDATSSTMYVAAPLREGAEIIGSLTVAKPNRTLMPAIERGEQELLRAGGQMLLISLLIGSLLVWWLNRAIGKLVHYADSVSKGEAAPLPRLHTVELDRLGRSLETMRHQLDGKSYIEDYVHSLTHELKSPLAAIRGAGEILAETPPPEVAKRFIGNINLETARMQQLIERMLQLARLESGQGLDRQSVEPAKLGKRTLDARQIIAQRRQVGLVAELASAPKQKWDPLLVEQAIGNLLDNAIDFSPANGQVTLSGSQQEEGYCFRVTDSGPGIPDYALPRIFERFYSLPRPDKGKSSGLGLSFAHEVAHQHGGRLTLSNRPEGGALAELWLPFA
- the blaOXA gene encoding OXA-12 family class D beta-lactamase; protein product: MSRLLLSSLLAAGLLAALPASAASGCFLYADGNGQTLSSEGDCSSQLPPASTFKIPLALMGYDSGFLVDEEHPALPYKPSYDGWLPAWRETTTPRRWETYSVVWFSQQITEWLGMERFQQYVDRFDYGNRDLSGNPGKHDGLTQAWLSSSLAISPEEQARFLGKMVSGKLPVSAQTLQYTANILKVSEIDGWQIHGKTGMGYPKKLDGSLNRDQQIGWFVGWASKPGKQLIFVHTVVQKPGKQFASLKAKEEVLAALPGKLKTL